DNA sequence from the Bacillus pumilus genome:
CCATTCTCGGAGAGCCTAAATACATCGAGGCATTCCCTTCGACCATCACAACGATGTCACAAAAAGCAGGAATGTAAGCACCTCCTGCCGCAGAAGGACCAAATAGTAAACAAACTTGCGGGATACGTCCAGACAGCTTCACCTGGTTATAAAAAATGCGTCCCGCTCCCCTTCTGCCTGGAAACATTGCAATTTGATCGGTGATTCTTGCACCCGCAGAGTCGACTAAATACAGCATCGGGCAGTTGAGCTTTTCCGCTGTTTCTTGGATTCTAATGATTTTTTCTACCGTTTTGACGCCCCATGATCCAGCTTTGACAGTAGAATCATTTGCCATAACGCATACGGTTTGCCCATTCATCTGCCCTGTCCCTGTGACAACACCATCTGCTGGTAAATGCTCATCTTTACACTCGGCAAACATCGCATCCTCAATGAACGAATCCTGATCTAATAGCAACTGGAGCCGGTCACGGACGAACAATTTTCCTTTTTCTTTGTTTTTTTGATGGTATCGTTCGGCTCCTCCTTTGACAATTCGCTGTTTTTTCACTTCATATTCTTCGATCATGCCCAGTCCCCTTTCTTGCTAGTTGCCTCTGTATTGAGGCGTTCGTTTTTCTTGGAAAGCTTGAAGGCCCTCCATTCGATCTTCTGTATCAATGAGCCGTACATAGGCTTCGTATTCCTTCATCAAACCTGTACGCAGATCGTGATCAAGACTCATTTGAATCGCTCGTTTCGCTTCTTTTAGAGCAATTGGGCCGTTTTTGGCGATTTGTTTTGCGAGAGAAATGGCGTCATTCATAAGGGAATCTCCTAAAGAGAGGTGCTCAATTAGTCCAATTTGAATGGCTTCTTCAGCTTGTAATGAAGCACCTGTGAAAATCAGTTCTTTTGCTTTACCGAGTCCGACGACACGCGGAAGCCGCTGCGTCCCTCCTGCCCCTGGTATGATAGCTAGTCCTGTTTCTGGCAGACCGAGTCTTGCTCCGGCTCGTGCGATGCGAATATCACAAGCTAGCGCGAGCTCAAGTCCTCCGCCAAGTGCGATTCCGTTCATGACGGCAATGACAGGTACAGGAAGGGATTCAATTTCTGTAAAGGTTTGCTGAATTGACAGAACTGCCGCTTTTGCTTCTTCTTCTGTCATCAATCGTCGCTCTTTTAAATCAGCACCTGCGCAAAAAACGTTAGAACCAGCTCCTGTCATGAGCAGGCAGCGGATGCTTTCATCATGTTTGATTTCTTGAATGAGTTGATTGATCTCCTCAAGCATCGCAGCAGATAGGGAATTTGCTTGTTCTGGTCTGTTTAAGGTCATGATCCCAATCTGTTCATCTTGTATCGTAAAATTGACCAATGATGTCATGTCACATTCATCCTTTATGAAGTAGTATGAGAGTGAAAAGCACGTAAACAATGACTAGGCAGGGTTCGATTTACTTTTGTTTCGATCCATTCTGCCGCTTTTATCAATGCTGGAAAATCGATATTGGTTTCGATTCCTAGTTTTTGAAGCATATGCACGACATCTTCTGTCGCGACATTTCCGCTAGAGCCAGGCGCATATGGACAGCCGCCTAGCCCGCCGCTAGAGGCGTCAAATGTGGTGATTCCCGCTTTTAATGCCGTATAAATATTGGCAAGACCCATCCCTTTCGTATCATGAAAATGAAGAGCGATTTTATCAGCAGGAAAACGTTCAAGTAAAATGTCTAAGCGCCTTTCTACTTGAAGCGGATGGGCTTCTCCAATGGTGTCGCCGAGTGATATTTCATCAATGCCATAAGAAAGCAGCATATCCGTTAACCGCAATACTTGATCCATTGGCACTTGATGTTCATAAGGGCAGCCAAACACGGTGGAAATATATGCGCGTGTGTGTTTTCCGGCTGCTTTTAAATCAGCTGTCATTTGTTTGATGACAGGAAGTGTTTCGTGGATGGATTGATTCATATTCTTTTTGTTATGCGTTTCACTCGAAGAGATAAACATAGCGCCTGTGTCAAGATTTGCTTCAAAAAAGTGAGCTAAGCCTTTTTCGTTAGGAATGAGTGCTGCATAGGTGATATCGCCTTTTTTGTGTAAGGATTGGGCTAATTCTTTGGCATCTTTTAAGGCTGGGACCCATTTAGGATGAACAAATGAGGTGACTTCAATATAAGGGAGCCGGGCTGCTGTGAGCAGTTCAATCCATCTTTGCTTCTCACTTGTGTCCAGCCAAGTGGATTCATTTTGCAATCCGTCCCGCGGGCCGACCTCCCTAATAAGTACACGTTTTGGTAATGCCATCTCGCTCCCTCCTATTCTGTCAGCTCTAAAAGAACCTCCCCTTCATCGACAAATTCTCCCTCTGCTTTATACACTTTGCTGATGACACCTGCCTCTTCTGCCACTATTGGAATCTCCATTTTCATTGATTCCAAGATAGCGACCTCCTGCCCTTTTTGCACTTCATCGCCTTGTTTCACAAGAAGCTTCCATAAGTTTCCCGCCATTTGTATCGTGACCGTTTTCATGAACGGTTCCCCTCCCTTTTTTTCATGAGAAAATCGGTTGTGATGCTGCCACGTAAGAAAGCAGATGATCCAGCCATTTCCCTCAAAAGCGGTAAGTTGGTTTTGATCCCTTCTATTTCATATGCTTGTAACGCAACGTTTAATCGTTCTATTGCAAGTTTTCGTGTATCACCGTAAACGACCATCTTCGCAATCATTGGATCGTAATATGGGGTAATGACGCTCCCGCTTGTCACACTTGATTCATGGCGTATATAGGGAGCTTCTGGTATAGATAGCCGAGTGATTGTTCCTGGTGACGGATAAAAGGTGACGGGGTCCTCCGCATAGATTCTGACCTCGATGGCATGCCCGATTTGATGAATGTCCTCCTGATTGAAGGAAAGCGGCTCTGATGCAGCGATTTTCAGTTGCTCCTCGACAAGATCAATACCTGTAATTTCTTCTGTGACAGGGTGCTCTACTTGTAATCTCGTGTTCATCTCTAGAAAGTAAAATTGTTGATTTTGATCGACTAAACATTCAATTGTCCCTGCATTTTCATAGCCGATGGCTTTGGCTGCTTTCACCGCCACCCGTCCCATCTCTTGTCTTACGGATTCATCGAGACAGGCAGCTGGTGCTTCTTCGATGATTTTCTGGTGTCTTCTCTGGAGTGAACAGTCGCGCTCAAATAAGTGAACCCCGTGGCCGAATGAATCAAAGAGGACCTGGATTTCAATGTGCCGCGCGTCTTCAATGACCTTTTCCATATAAAGCGTCCCGTCGTTAAAAAAACTTTGCGCTCTTTTTTGATTTCCCTCGAAAGCTTTACGCAGCTCCTCATCATTTCGGACAAGCTGCATTCCGATACCTCCGCCTCCGCTGGATGCCTTGAGCATGATCGGATAACCGAGTGACTGCGCTTTACTGATTCCTTCTTCTGCGTCATGGAGAGGTGCTGAAACGCCAGGTACAATGGGGATTCCCGTATGATCCATCGTTTTTCTCGCTTCAATTTTATTCCCCATGCGCTGAATGACCTGTGCAGATGGACCAATAAAAGCGATTCCTTCGCTGCGGCACCGTTCAGCAAAGGCGGCATTTTCTGATAAAAGGCCATACCCAGGGTGGATGGCGTCTGTATTTGTCTGCTTGGCTACCTCAATGATCACTTCCATGTTTAAATAGCTTTCAGATACTTTTGCACCTCCAATCAGATAGGCGCTGTCTGCTTCTTGTACATGAAGCGCATGCTGATCTGCCTCTGAATAAACAGCCACGGTGTTGATCCCGAGCCTTTTACAAGTCCGAATAATTCGACGAGCAATTTCGCCTCGATTGGCGATCAATACTTTTTTGAACATCGCTGCCCTCACTCCTTTATTAGATCAAGCGCCTGTTTTTTCAGACGAAATTTTTGAATCTTCCCTGAGGCGGTCATCGGATACTCGTCTGTGATGAAAAAATATTTCGGAATTTTGTAGCGTGCCATTTGTGACTGACAGTAGCTGGTTAATGTCTCAATCGTCACCGCGTGACCTTGTTTGAGCCGAATGAATGCGGCGGCTTCTTCTCCGTAAGTCTCGTCAGGAATACCGACGACCTGTGCATCAAGAATGGCTGGATGCGTGTAAAGAACGTCTTCAATCTCTTTTGGATAAACATTTTCCCCGCCTCTAATGATCATATCTTTCAGCCGTCCTGTGATTATCACATAGCCATCCTCATCCATCTCCGCTAAATCTCCTGTATGAAGCCACCCGTCCTCATCAATGACTTCATTTGTGGCTTCTTCATTTTTATAGTAGCCTTTCATCACGTGATAGCCTCTCGTGCACAGCTCGCCTTGTTCTCCTCTTGGTACTTCATATGGGGTACCTGGGGCGGTGATTTTCACTTCGATGTGAGGAAGCGCCCGGCCGACTGTTTGAACCCGCCTTTCAAATGAATCATCCGTTCTTGTTTGGGTAATGACAGGTGAGCTTTCAGTCTGGCCGTAGGCAATCGTGAGCTCCTTCAGACCCATTTGTTCAATGACGGCTTTCATCACATGGGATGGGCATAGAGATCCTGCCATAATGCCGGTGCGTAATGTAGACAGATTGTACTTGTGGAAATTCGGATGATCAAGCTCTGCAATGAACATTGTCGGGACGCCGTGAAGAACCGTGCACTTCTCTTTTTCCACTGTTTGAAGGACGCGCTCTGGGTGGAAAGATTCAATTGGAATGATCGTGCCACCTTTTGCGAGACAAGCAAGTACGCCAAGAACAGACCCAAAGCAATGAAAAAACGGCACGGGGATACACATGCGGTCTTCACGGGTGAGCTTCATGCAATCTGCGATTTGACTGGCATTGCAGACGATGTTTGTATGGCTGAGCATGACGCCTTTTGGGTAGCCGGTAGTCCCTGACGTATATTGCATATTAATGACGTCATCAGGCGTCAGCTCCTCCATTCGTTTCTCCCATTCATCATCCTCCGTTCTTTTGGTAGCAGCTTGAATACTGTCCCAGCTGCGCATGCCCTTTGGCGTGCGCTCGCCAATATAGACGACACTTTTTAAATATGGAAATGCTGTTGAAGTGATCTCGCCCTGATGAGCTGTTTGGAGCTCTGGGATGAGGTCTTCAAGCATTCTGACATAAGATGTCTCTTTAAACCCGTCTACGATAAACAGCATGCTGCTATCAGAGTGCTTTAGTAAGTAAGCGAGTTCTTGTGATTGAAAGTTCGTATTCACGGTGACAAGAACGGCTCCAATAGAAGCGCAGGCGAATTGCAGCATGAGCCATTCAGGTACATTGGGTGCCATAATGGCGATATGATCTCCTTTTTGAACGCCTAATGCCATAAGACCTTTCCCTGTTTCCTTGACCTCTTTAAAAAACGCTTCGTATGAATAACGTAATGAACGTTCTGGATACACAATGGCTTCATGTGCTGGGTGCTGCTCCTTTTTCTCTTTTAATAGGGAGCCAATCGTTTGTGGATGAATCGACATCATGAATTTCCTCCCCCACCAATAGTAAGCGTTTTCATAACAGAATTAAGCTAACAATTGTCTTGCGATGACTAAACGCTGAATTTCAGAGGTGCCTTCTCCAATTTCCATGAGCTTGGCATCTCTCACAAGCCGTTCTACCCCGCACTCTTTCATATAGCCTGTTCCTCCGTGAATTTGGACAGCATCAAGACTTGCTTTTGTCGCCATTTCTGAAGCGAAAAGTTTGGCATAGGCAGCTTCTTTTGTAAATGGCTTGCCATGATCTTTCAGCCAGGCGGCTTTCCACACCATTTGTCTAGCGAGTTCTATTTGCATCGCCATATCTGCCAGCTTAAACTGAATGGCTTGAAAGGAAGAAAGAGTCTGCCCAAATTGCTTTCTTTCCTTTGCATAGGAGAGAGAAGCATCTAGTGCAGCTTGTGCGATCCCAACAGATAAGGCAGCAATCGAAATTCGCCCCCCGTCTAAAGTGTATAAAAATTGCTTGAAGCCTTTGTTTGGATCTCCTAATATATGATGAGCTGGTACACGTACGTTGTCTAAAATGATTTCAGCCGTATCTGAACCGCGCACCCCCATTTTGTCGTATGGATTTGTAATGGTCAGCCCTTTTTGCCCTTTTTCTACAATGAAGGCGGAAATGATCGGGCGGCCGTGCTCATCGTGATCCGATACGGCGGTAACGATAATGGTTCTGGCAAAATTGGCGTTTGTGATCCAGCATTTCTCCCCGCTAATCACATATTCTTGTCCGTCTTTGACCGCTTTTGTTTTTGTCCCTTTAGCATCTGATCCTGCATTTGGCTCCGTTAATCCGAAGGAACCGAGTGCTGTTCCAGAGGCCAGCGGGACGAGGTGATCCATTTTTTGTTCCTCTGTACCGAAGTAATACAGCGGGCTTGCGCCTAAGGAAACGGCCGCGGCATAGCTAAGACCTGTACTGGCACACTGTTTTCCGATTTCTTCTACAGCGAGCGCATATGAGATTGTATCTCCACCTGAGCCTCCGTATTTCTCTGGAAAAGGAATACCCATCAAGCCGAGCTCCCCCATTTTTTGAAAAGTTTGGGCTGGGAATACAGCCTGTTCATCAATGGTTTGAGCGAGTGGTGCAATTTCTTCCTTGGCGAATTCTTTGACCATCTGCCGAATCATTTGCTGTTCTTTCGTTAATTCAAAATCCATCGTGTTTCCCCCTTTGGCTCTTTTCTATCATATTTATTAATCAAGTGGCTGCTTCATGCCAAGCTTGGCTGAATTCAGAAAATTAAAACAAAAATAATAGAAAAAAGCATGAACGAAGAAAATCCTCATTCATGCTTTTTCGTTATCTCACTCTTTTTGTAGAAGGTTTGCTTTCGTGATGAAGACGATTGAGAGCCGTTACTTTGTAAGTAACACTCTTATTCTGGTGAACTGAAAGATCTTTGACGGATGTCAGCGTACCAGTTTCTTTTCTAACAGTTTGAAGCAACTCATATGTTCCTTTCGTCGTCAATCGATAGACTGCATAATAGGATGCGGTAGATTGCGGATCATTTTTGATCTGTAAAGCTGCACCATCTGCTGTTTTTTTAATAGATTGAATGATTGGTTTTTTTGGCGCTTTCTGATGAAGCCAAGGCATTTCTGGAATGAGAGCCGGTTTACGGTACGCATCTTCTATCAATCGATTTTTGACATTCAAAGGGTTACGGTTGATATCCTTTAGGCTAAAGTGCATGCTTCCCTGTACGAGAGGTGACTGTCTGTTTAGCTGGATCTGCCGAAAGTATTCTTCTGGATCTGACCAAGCGGGATCACTGTTTTGATTAATTTTATACGTCGCCTGACCAATGTACAGGTGAACAGGCTCTCCCTTCACTTCATTTGACCACCATTTCGTGAGCACGTCATAGGCGGCTGCCTGAAAACCGATGCTCCAGTAAATTTGCGGGGTGACATAGTCGATATCATGCTGTTGAATCCACTCTCTTGTATCAGCATACAAATCATCGTAATTGGTCATCCCTGCTGTGGTATTTGAACCAGACGGATCATCCTTTATGTTGCGCCATACTCCAAATGGGCTAATACCAAATTTCACATACGGCTTTACTTTCTTCACGGTGTCGTTGATTTGCTTGACCAATTGGTTCACATTATCTCTTCGCCAATCTTCTATATGCGTAAATGCCTTTTTTCCATATGTTTCATACGTTTCTTGATCTGGGAACGGCACACCGGCTATTTTATTCGGGTAAAAATAATCATCCATATGCACTGCATCAATATCGTAGTTTTTCACGACTTCTTCTATACCGCCGACAATGAACTCCTGAGCTTTTGGAATGCCTGGATTGAAATAAAGCTGATTTCCGTATGCAATGGTCCAATCAGGATGTTTTTTTGCCGGGTGATCGGCTGATAAACGGCTGAGATCGGTATGATTCATTGTGATGCGATACGGGTTAAACCAAGCGTGAAATTCGAGCCCGCGTTTATGAGCTTCTTCGATCATGAATTCAAGCGGGTCATACCCGGGATCTTTCCCTTGCGTGCCGGTTAAATATTCGGACCACGGCCCGTATGCCGAAGGGTAAAAGGCATCTGCTGTCGGTTTAATTTGCATGATCACGGCATTCATATTCATCGCTTTGATCTCATCTAACAAATGAATAAACTCTTCTTTTTGCTCTTTGACAGGCAGCCCTTTCTTTGAAGGCCAATCTAAATTATAAACCGATGCGATCCATACTGCGCGCATCTCTCTTGTGCTTTCAAGCTTCCCTTTTGGGATTGGACGAGCTAGACTGCTAGAAGGAATCAATAAGAATACAAACATTAAAATTAGTGTTAGACACGTCATACAGATCTTTTTCACCATTTTTTTCATCACCTCATCATCAGTTTATTCCGCTTTTTGAGATCGAATGCCAGCAGATGGTGTCAGCAGGATGTTTTTCATTTCCTTGAGCTGGGCTTCAGGGATGTCACAAGCCTCGATTAAATACCGCTGTGCACTCCCGTATGTCTCCATCATTTCGTTTAGCACATCTCCCAGATAATCTTGCTGCACACCGAGAAGCGGCTGAATTTGCTCTTTTGATACCCGATATAAACTCATCATCCGGACAAATCGCTGCTGCCTTCTGACAAGCATTTTCACCCCTTCGTTAGAGCGCATGTATTCACTTAAAACGGCAGACATCGGTACACCTGCTGCTAATTGAATGAGGGCAGATAAAAAGCCTGTCCGGTCCTTACCGCTTGTGCAGTGAAGCATCAGCGGGTAATTGCTTTTATCTGAAAGCAGTGTGAACAGTTGCTGAATTTCTTCTTTACGCTCTGTGAGCATGCTTTGATATAAATCCTTCATAATCGGTGTGAAAGTGAAAGATTTCCCTTCTGCTACCAGCATACGAAACATGGTCCATTTACTTGGCATCTTACTGTCAGGATGCATGGGAATATGGACGATTTTGTTATGTTCCTTGATCTTTGGCGGATGTGATTTGCGTTCTGAGGCTGTACGAAGATCACAAACGGTTTGAATCCCAAGGGTCGAAAACGTCTCGATATCTTGTTTCGTCAGACGGGACAAATCTGCGGATCGATAAATCATCCCCTCCCTGATCACCATTTCATCTGTTGTGTGAAGTCCCCCTACTTCTCTAAAATTCGCAAGCTTTGAAAATGGGTTGTTTGATTGATTCATAGAAGTGAAAGTCCTTTCCGTTACGTTCTTTTCTCTATCATACGCTTTTATCGAGATGGGGAAAAGAGAAGCCATTTGGTATAATGGAAAAAGCACATTCAGTTGGATTGGAGATATGTAGCATGATCAAAACAAAACGGATTCAGCAAATCAAAGAGTATGTGTTTGACCGAGAATCTGCCTCACTAGATGAGCTTGTGGCGCATTTTGGCGTTTCAAAAAACACGATACGCCGAGATGTACAAGCATTGGTCGAGTCCGGCGTGCTCAAAAAAGTATATGGCGGAGTGGCTGTGAATCATTCAACATTAGTAGTATATCAGGAGCGAAAGACCCGTCAGCTGAATAAAAAGCAATTGATTGGTCAAACGGCTGCTGCTTTTGTGGAGAATGGGGATATGATTTTTGTTGATTCTGGAACGACAACACTTGAGATGCTTCCCTATTTGACTGAGAAACAGGTGACTGTTGTGACCAATAATGTAGATTTTATTACACAGGCGATGCCTTATGAGAATTTCACTATCTTTTCCACCGGCGGGATGCTTGAGAGAAAAACGAATTCATTCGTTGGCTATCAAAGTGTAGAGCGTTTGAAAGCTTACAATGTCAATAAAGCCTTTATCGCATCAACTGGTTTATCCATTGATCACGGCGTCACGAATTCGTCCCCGCTTGAAACGGATATTAAAAAGACGGTTGTTGAAAAAAGTGCCAAAACGTTTTTATTAGTGGATGATAGTAAATTTAATCATTACGCTTTGACCACATTTTGTCATTTGCAAGATCTTGATGTCGTCGTGACGAATAAACAGCCAAATGAAGATTATCTTCAATATGGAAAAGAGCATGATGTACGGTTTGTCACGCCTTCATCAAAATAGATGGATCACAAAACAACGGCTCAGGAATTTGAGCCGTTGTTTGATTCATTCATTTCAAGCTGCATGATCAGGCGGAATAAAAAGCGGTATACGGCTGAGATGACTTCAATGAAGGGCATATCTTCATGGATGTCCTCAAGCTCAAGAAGCTGTAAATTCACATCAAACAAGCCGTCTTGCCCATTAAATTGAAGCTGCGCACCATTTAATGAAGCCAGCATGTCCTTTAGAATGCCTGTGTCTTTTTTAGGACGTTTGAAACCGAATAACACGGTATACGTTTGAAATACTTCGTCCCATTCAATGGCTAATCCATCGACTCTCACCACATCAAACCACTTTGATTCGATATAAATGAATTCTTTTTGATGTTGTTTTACATATGTAAGCGGTGTGTTTAGAAATGAGGCGCCCTCTGATTGAATCATGTCCTCGGATTCTTTGTTTACACGCTCTATATATACATCGCTAAAGCGTGCCTCTTCCTTTATTCTTGCACCCTCTAAAGGCCAATTGTGGCGCGCCGCTTCGTCATATTCAAAGTCTGTCAGCGCTTGTTCTTCTTTCAATAAATCTTGTAAGCGATTTTGTAGCGACATGGCTATGTCTCCTTTCTTCTCCTTCATGTGCGTGTATTATTTTAGCATAACTCATGAAAAGAAAGATATGGCTCAGCATATGATGGTATGATAGTGTCAAAAGAAACATCTCGGAGGGGTACGTTTTGCTCACAATGACACTGGCAGAAAAAATCGTAGACGAGGTCAAAAAGGTGCTGACTGAGGAAATCATCATTACACAAACAAACGGCACCATCATAGCGGCAACAGATCCAGCGCGCATTGGTCAATTTCATGAAGGGGCATATTTGACATCCTTTGAAGGACAAAAACGAATTCTCACAAAGGATGATGAGCAACGAATGAAAGGGGTCAAAGCTGGCATCAATCTGCCTATTTATTTTAAGCAAGAGGTCATTGGTGTGATTGGGATGACAGGAAATCCCGTCCATGTCTCTCCATTTGGCGAAATATTAAGAAAAATGACCGAATTGC
Encoded proteins:
- a CDS encoding enoyl-CoA hydratase — its product is MTSLVNFTIQDEQIGIMTLNRPEQANSLSAAMLEEINQLIQEIKHDESIRCLLMTGAGSNVFCAGADLKERRLMTEEEAKAAVLSIQQTFTEIESLPVPVIAVMNGIALGGGLELALACDIRIARAGARLGLPETGLAIIPGAGGTQRLPRVVGLGKAKELIFTGASLQAEEAIQIGLIEHLSLGDSLMNDAISLAKQIAKNGPIALKEAKRAIQMSLDHDLRTGLMKEYEAYVRLIDTEDRMEGLQAFQEKRTPQYRGN
- a CDS encoding hydroxymethylglutaryl-CoA lyase; its protein translation is MALPKRVLIREVGPRDGLQNESTWLDTSEKQRWIELLTAARLPYIEVTSFVHPKWVPALKDAKELAQSLHKKGDITYAALIPNEKGLAHFFEANLDTGAMFISSSETHNKKNMNQSIHETLPVIKQMTADLKAAGKHTRAYISTVFGCPYEHQVPMDQVLRLTDMLLSYGIDEISLGDTIGEAHPLQVERRLDILLERFPADKIALHFHDTKGMGLANIYTALKAGITTFDASSGGLGGCPYAPGSSGNVATEDVVHMLQKLGIETNIDFPALIKAAEWIETKVNRTLPSHCLRAFHSHTTS
- a CDS encoding acetyl-CoA carboxylase biotin carboxyl carrier protein subunit; this encodes MKTVTIQMAGNLWKLLVKQGDEVQKGQEVAILESMKMEIPIVAEEAGVISKVYKAEGEFVDEGEVLLELTE
- a CDS encoding acetyl-CoA carboxylase biotin carboxylase subunit codes for the protein MFKKVLIANRGEIARRIIRTCKRLGINTVAVYSEADQHALHVQEADSAYLIGGAKVSESYLNMEVIIEVAKQTNTDAIHPGYGLLSENAAFAERCRSEGIAFIGPSAQVIQRMGNKIEARKTMDHTGIPIVPGVSAPLHDAEEGISKAQSLGYPIMLKASSGGGGIGMQLVRNDEELRKAFEGNQKRAQSFFNDGTLYMEKVIEDARHIEIQVLFDSFGHGVHLFERDCSLQRRHQKIIEEAPAACLDESVRQEMGRVAVKAAKAIGYENAGTIECLVDQNQQFYFLEMNTRLQVEHPVTEEITGIDLVEEQLKIAASEPLSFNQEDIHQIGHAIEVRIYAEDPVTFYPSPGTITRLSIPEAPYIRHESSVTSGSVITPYYDPMIAKMVVYGDTRKLAIERLNVALQAYEIEGIKTNLPLLREMAGSSAFLRGSITTDFLMKKREGNRS
- a CDS encoding AMP-binding protein; this encodes MMSIHPQTIGSLLKEKKEQHPAHEAIVYPERSLRYSYEAFFKEVKETGKGLMALGVQKGDHIAIMAPNVPEWLMLQFACASIGAVLVTVNTNFQSQELAYLLKHSDSSMLFIVDGFKETSYVRMLEDLIPELQTAHQGEITSTAFPYLKSVVYIGERTPKGMRSWDSIQAATKRTEDDEWEKRMEELTPDDVINMQYTSGTTGYPKGVMLSHTNIVCNASQIADCMKLTREDRMCIPVPFFHCFGSVLGVLACLAKGGTIIPIESFHPERVLQTVEKEKCTVLHGVPTMFIAELDHPNFHKYNLSTLRTGIMAGSLCPSHVMKAVIEQMGLKELTIAYGQTESSPVITQTRTDDSFERRVQTVGRALPHIEVKITAPGTPYEVPRGEQGELCTRGYHVMKGYYKNEEATNEVIDEDGWLHTGDLAEMDEDGYVIITGRLKDMIIRGGENVYPKEIEDVLYTHPAILDAQVVGIPDETYGEEAAAFIRLKQGHAVTIETLTSYCQSQMARYKIPKYFFITDEYPMTASGKIQKFRLKKQALDLIKE
- a CDS encoding acyl-CoA dehydrogenase family protein, which translates into the protein MDFELTKEQQMIRQMVKEFAKEEIAPLAQTIDEQAVFPAQTFQKMGELGLMGIPFPEKYGGSGGDTISYALAVEEIGKQCASTGLSYAAAVSLGASPLYYFGTEEQKMDHLVPLASGTALGSFGLTEPNAGSDAKGTKTKAVKDGQEYVISGEKCWITNANFARTIIVTAVSDHDEHGRPIISAFIVEKGQKGLTITNPYDKMGVRGSDTAEIILDNVRVPAHHILGDPNKGFKQFLYTLDGGRISIAALSVGIAQAALDASLSYAKERKQFGQTLSSFQAIQFKLADMAMQIELARQMVWKAAWLKDHGKPFTKEAAYAKLFASEMATKASLDAVQIHGGTGYMKECGVERLVRDAKLMEIGEGTSEIQRLVIARQLLA
- a CDS encoding glycoside hydrolase family 10 protein, producing the protein MVKKICMTCLTLILMFVFLLIPSSSLARPIPKGKLESTREMRAVWIASVYNLDWPSKKGLPVKEQKEEFIHLLDEIKAMNMNAVIMQIKPTADAFYPSAYGPWSEYLTGTQGKDPGYDPLEFMIEEAHKRGLEFHAWFNPYRITMNHTDLSRLSADHPAKKHPDWTIAYGNQLYFNPGIPKAQEFIVGGIEEVVKNYDIDAVHMDDYFYPNKIAGVPFPDQETYETYGKKAFTHIEDWRRDNVNQLVKQINDTVKKVKPYVKFGISPFGVWRNIKDDPSGSNTTAGMTNYDDLYADTREWIQQHDIDYVTPQIYWSIGFQAAAYDVLTKWWSNEVKGEPVHLYIGQATYKINQNSDPAWSDPEEYFRQIQLNRQSPLVQGSMHFSLKDINRNPLNVKNRLIEDAYRKPALIPEMPWLHQKAPKKPIIQSIKKTADGAALQIKNDPQSTASYYAVYRLTTKGTYELLQTVRKETGTLTSVKDLSVHQNKSVTYKVTALNRLHHESKPSTKRVR
- a CDS encoding tyrosine-protein phosphatase, translating into MNQSNNPFSKLANFREVGGLHTTDEMVIREGMIYRSADLSRLTKQDIETFSTLGIQTVCDLRTASERKSHPPKIKEHNKIVHIPMHPDSKMPSKWTMFRMLVAEGKSFTFTPIMKDLYQSMLTERKEEIQQLFTLLSDKSNYPLMLHCTSGKDRTGFLSALIQLAAGVPMSAVLSEYMRSNEGVKMLVRRQQRFVRMMSLYRVSKEQIQPLLGVQQDYLGDVLNEMMETYGSAQRYLIEACDIPEAQLKEMKNILLTPSAGIRSQKAE
- a CDS encoding DeoR/GlpR family DNA-binding transcription regulator, which translates into the protein MIKTKRIQQIKEYVFDRESASLDELVAHFGVSKNTIRRDVQALVESGVLKKVYGGVAVNHSTLVVYQERKTRQLNKKQLIGQTAAAFVENGDMIFVDSGTTTLEMLPYLTEKQVTVVTNNVDFITQAMPYENFTIFSTGGMLERKTNSFVGYQSVERLKAYNVNKAFIASTGLSIDHGVTNSSPLETDIKKTVVEKSAKTFLLVDDSKFNHYALTTFCHLQDLDVVVTNKQPNEDYLQYGKEHDVRFVTPSSK